One genomic segment of Paraburkholderia aromaticivorans includes these proteins:
- a CDS encoding NRAMP family divalent metal transporter, producing MDIDINPSDKPDLEVRSWLEQLGPGLITGAADDDPSGIATYSQAGAQFGFNMLWTVIITYPLMVAIQVVSARLGRVSGHGLATNIRRHYPAWLLYGSVFLLLVANTINIAADLTAMGAAVNLVIGGPTRIYTLVLGVSSVLLQVFIPYRSYVRVLKWLTLALFAYVGTVFVVEIPWQTVIVRTFSPHLSWKSEYVTTVVALLGTTISPYLFFWQASQEVEEMRAETGQRALKNAPGQGPASLRRIRMDTWIGMGISNLVAFFIILTTAATLNAHGVTDIQTSSQAALALKPIAGKFAFLLFSLGIVGTGLLALPVLAGSAAYAMAGTFNWRNSLALKPQLAKRFYGIVVLSTLIGLAMGFTSIDPVKALYWSAVINGVVSVPIMALMMFMAVNPKIMGSFVISRRLSVAGWTATGAMALAALAMFWFMLAPTSR from the coding sequence ATGGATATCGACATCAACCCCTCCGACAAGCCGGACCTCGAGGTTCGGTCGTGGCTGGAACAACTCGGCCCCGGCCTCATCACAGGCGCGGCGGACGACGATCCCAGCGGTATCGCCACCTATTCGCAGGCCGGCGCGCAGTTCGGCTTCAACATGTTGTGGACCGTCATCATCACGTATCCGCTGATGGTGGCCATTCAGGTCGTCAGCGCCAGACTGGGACGCGTGAGCGGTCACGGACTCGCCACGAACATCCGGCGTCACTACCCCGCGTGGCTGCTCTATGGGTCGGTCTTCCTGCTGCTGGTCGCCAATACGATCAACATCGCCGCGGATCTGACCGCAATGGGCGCCGCAGTCAACCTGGTGATCGGCGGTCCGACGCGCATTTACACCCTTGTGCTCGGGGTATCGTCAGTTTTACTGCAGGTCTTCATTCCGTATCGAAGTTATGTGCGCGTGCTGAAATGGCTAACGCTCGCCTTATTCGCCTACGTCGGAACGGTGTTCGTGGTCGAGATCCCGTGGCAGACCGTGATAGTGCGCACCTTCAGTCCACATCTGTCGTGGAAAAGCGAATACGTCACCACCGTTGTCGCCCTGCTCGGCACCACCATCAGTCCATACCTGTTCTTCTGGCAAGCGTCGCAAGAGGTCGAGGAGATGCGCGCCGAAACCGGGCAGCGCGCGTTGAAAAACGCGCCAGGACAGGGGCCGGCGAGTTTGCGCCGGATCCGGATGGACACGTGGATCGGAATGGGCATTTCCAACCTGGTCGCGTTCTTCATCATCCTCACCACCGCCGCCACGCTGAACGCCCACGGTGTGACGGACATCCAGACCTCGTCGCAAGCGGCGCTCGCCTTGAAGCCCATTGCCGGAAAGTTCGCGTTCCTACTGTTCAGTCTGGGCATCGTCGGTACGGGCCTGCTCGCGCTGCCTGTGCTGGCCGGCTCCGCCGCGTATGCGATGGCCGGCACGTTCAACTGGCGAAACAGCCTCGCCCTGAAACCGCAACTCGCGAAACGGTTTTACGGCATCGTCGTGCTGTCGACGCTAATTGGCCTCGCGATGGGATTCACGAGCATCGATCCCGTCAAGGCGCTCTACTGGAGCGCGGTGATCAATGGCGTGGTGTCCGTGCCGATCATGGCGCTGATGATGTTCATGGCGGTGAACCCAAAGATCATGGGCAGCTTCGTCATCTCGAGGCGTCTGTCGGTCGCCGGCTGGACCGCCACGGGAGCCATGGCGCTCGCCGCGCTGGCCATGTTCTGGTTCATGCTCGCGCCCACCAGCCGG